Proteins encoded in a region of the Burkholderia ubonensis subsp. mesacidophila genome:
- a CDS encoding aminoglycoside phosphotransferase family protein has protein sequence MTPPSDDSRLEALTAWLRPLAARHALDLATLAPASTDAGFRRYFRVASSASPDGSLIAVDAPPPEKCREFVQVAQMLAAAGVHAPQVLEHDFGDGFMLVTDLGRTSYLSVLDPAAPLAARPLMRAALDALIRFQLTSAPGVLPAFDEAFLRREMELMPEWYVGRHLDRTVTDAMRGVLERTFALLIASARAQPQGFMLRDFMPRNLMVCEPNPGVLDFQDAVEGPLTYDVVSLLRDAFISWDEEFELDCFAYYWEKAKKAGLPVDPDFGEFYRQLEWIGLQRHIKILGLFARLNYRDGKPQYLADLPRFLAYARKVALRYRPLAPFAKLLDELEGATPDVGYTF, from the coding sequence ATGACGCCCCCATCCGACGATTCCCGCCTTGAAGCGCTCACCGCCTGGCTGCGCCCCCTCGCCGCGCGCCACGCCCTCGATCTCGCCACCCTCGCGCCCGCATCGACGGACGCCGGCTTCCGCCGCTATTTCCGCGTCGCGTCGTCCGCGAGCCCCGACGGCTCGCTGATCGCCGTCGACGCGCCGCCGCCCGAGAAGTGCCGCGAATTCGTCCAGGTCGCGCAGATGCTCGCCGCCGCGGGCGTCCACGCGCCGCAGGTGCTCGAGCACGATTTCGGCGACGGCTTCATGCTCGTGACCGACCTCGGCCGGACGTCGTACCTCTCGGTGCTCGACCCGGCCGCCCCGCTCGCCGCGCGGCCGCTGATGCGCGCCGCGCTCGACGCGCTGATCCGCTTCCAGCTGACGTCCGCGCCCGGCGTGCTGCCGGCGTTCGACGAAGCGTTCCTGCGCCGCGAAATGGAGCTGATGCCCGAGTGGTACGTCGGCCGGCACCTCGACAGGACGGTCACCGACGCGATGCGCGGCGTGCTCGAGCGCACCTTCGCGCTGCTGATCGCGAGCGCCCGCGCGCAGCCGCAGGGTTTCATGCTGCGCGATTTCATGCCGCGCAACCTGATGGTCTGCGAGCCGAATCCGGGCGTGCTCGACTTCCAGGACGCGGTCGAAGGGCCGCTGACCTACGACGTCGTGTCGCTGCTGCGCGACGCGTTCATCAGTTGGGACGAGGAATTCGAGCTCGACTGCTTCGCGTATTACTGGGAGAAGGCGAAGAAGGCCGGCCTGCCGGTCGATCCGGACTTCGGCGAGTTCTACCGCCAGCTCGAATGGATCGGCCTGCAGCGGCACATCAAGATCCTCGGCCTGTTCGCGCGCCTCAACTATCGCGACGGCAAGCCGCAGTACCTCGCGGACCTGCCGCGCTTCCTTGCATACGCGCGCAAGGTCGCGCTGCGCTACCGTCCGCTCGCGCCGTTCGCGAAGCTGCTCGACGAGCTCGAAGGCGCCACCCCCGACGTCGGCTATACGTTCTGA
- the murU gene encoding N-acetylmuramate alpha-1-phosphate uridylyltransferase MurU: protein MSQSLTTAMIFAAGRGERMRPLTDTCPKPLLEAGGKPLIVWQIERLAQAGIETIVINHAWLGAQIEAALGDGSRWGVRLAYSAEDDALETAGGIAQALPLIARDGRPTVFVAVSGDVFCEFDYGTLAARAAQMAALDAPAMHLVMVPNPPFHPAGDFALDADGRLSLDGAPRFTFGNIGLYDTRMFADLAPGTRRALTPYYRAAIEAGRARGELYEGIWENVGTPAQLGELDRRLRGAR, encoded by the coding sequence ATGAGCCAATCCCTCACCACGGCGATGATCTTCGCCGCCGGGCGCGGCGAGCGGATGCGCCCGCTCACCGACACCTGCCCGAAGCCGCTGCTCGAAGCGGGCGGCAAGCCGCTGATCGTCTGGCAGATCGAGCGGCTCGCGCAGGCGGGCATCGAGACGATCGTGATCAACCACGCGTGGCTCGGCGCGCAGATCGAAGCCGCGCTCGGCGACGGTTCGCGCTGGGGCGTGCGGCTCGCCTATTCGGCCGAGGACGACGCGCTCGAAACCGCGGGCGGCATCGCGCAGGCGCTGCCGCTCATCGCGCGCGACGGCCGGCCGACGGTGTTCGTCGCGGTCAGCGGCGATGTGTTCTGCGAATTCGACTACGGCACGCTCGCCGCGCGCGCGGCGCAGATGGCCGCGCTCGACGCGCCTGCGATGCATCTGGTGATGGTGCCGAACCCGCCGTTCCATCCGGCGGGCGATTTTGCGCTCGACGCGGACGGCCGGCTGTCGCTCGACGGCGCCCCGCGTTTCACGTTCGGCAACATCGGCCTGTACGACACGCGGATGTTCGCCGATCTCGCGCCCGGCACACGGCGCGCACTGACGCCGTACTACCGCGCGGCGATCGAGGCCGGCCGCGCGCGCGGCGAGCTGTACGAAGGAATCTGGGAAAACGTCGGTACGCCCGCGCAGCTCGGCGAGCTCGACAGGCGGCTGCGCGGCGCGCGCTGA
- a CDS encoding ABCB family ABC transporter ATP-binding protein/permease, whose protein sequence is MRRFPASGEPAPLHTGPRNDWQTIRSLLPYLATYKWRVALALGCLIGAKVANLGVPVVMKRIVDHLAAVQQLTALGRAEQSAGIVLAGGIGLLVVAYALVRLSTSLFTELREILFSKVTESAVRRLALQVFRHLHGLSLRFHLERQTGGMSRDIERGTRGIQQLISYSLYSILPTLVEVGLVLGFLVVKYDAYYAYVTFAALVAYIVFTVKVTNWRTHFRRTMNELDSRANSRAIDSLINYETVKYFGNEDWEAQRYDENLKRYRKAAIRSQNSLSLLNFGQQAIIGTGLVFILWRATQGVLAGKLTLGDLVLINTFMLQLYIPLNFLGVVYRELKQSLTDMDRMFGLLSAAKEVADAPDAAPLAVAGAQVRFEHVNFAYEPARSILHDVTFTIDAGTTTAVVGHSGSGKSTLSRLLFRFYDLDRQAGGAIRIDGQDIRDVTQDSLRASIGIVPQDTVLFNDSIYYNIAYGRPTATRDEVIAAARAAHIHDFVESLPKGYDTPVGERGLKLSGGEKQRVAIARTLLKNPPILLFDEATSALDSRSERAIQHELEQIARHRTTLVIAHRLSTVVHAQQILVMDHGRIVERGTHDELVRADGLYAQMWALQQQRAAAGGEEAEEV, encoded by the coding sequence ATGCGCCGATTTCCCGCTTCCGGCGAGCCCGCGCCGCTTCACACCGGGCCCCGCAACGACTGGCAGACCATCCGTTCGCTGCTGCCGTACCTGGCGACCTACAAGTGGCGCGTCGCGCTCGCGCTCGGCTGCCTGATCGGCGCGAAGGTCGCGAACCTCGGCGTGCCGGTCGTGATGAAGCGCATCGTCGACCATCTCGCCGCGGTGCAGCAGCTGACCGCGCTCGGCCGCGCCGAGCAGTCGGCCGGGATCGTGCTCGCGGGCGGCATCGGGCTGCTCGTCGTCGCGTATGCATTGGTGCGGCTGTCGACGTCGCTGTTCACCGAGCTGCGCGAGATCCTGTTCTCGAAAGTGACCGAAAGCGCGGTGCGGCGGCTCGCGCTGCAGGTGTTCCGGCATCTGCACGGGCTGTCGCTGCGGTTTCACCTCGAACGCCAGACGGGCGGCATGTCGCGCGATATCGAACGCGGCACGCGCGGCATCCAGCAGCTCATCTCGTACTCGCTGTACAGCATCCTGCCGACGCTCGTCGAGGTCGGCCTCGTGCTCGGCTTCCTCGTCGTCAAGTACGACGCGTACTACGCGTACGTGACGTTCGCCGCGCTGGTCGCGTACATCGTGTTCACCGTGAAGGTCACCAACTGGCGCACGCATTTCCGCCGCACGATGAACGAGCTCGACTCGCGGGCGAATTCGCGCGCGATCGATTCGCTGATCAACTACGAGACGGTCAAGTATTTCGGCAACGAGGATTGGGAGGCGCAGCGCTACGACGAGAACCTGAAGCGCTACCGCAAGGCGGCGATCCGCTCGCAGAACTCGCTGTCGCTGCTCAACTTCGGCCAGCAGGCGATCATCGGCACCGGGCTCGTGTTCATCCTGTGGCGCGCGACGCAGGGCGTGCTCGCCGGCAAGCTGACGCTCGGCGATCTCGTGCTGATCAACACGTTCATGCTGCAGCTGTACATTCCGCTGAATTTCCTCGGCGTCGTCTATCGCGAGCTGAAGCAGAGCCTCACCGACATGGACCGGATGTTCGGGCTGCTGTCGGCGGCCAAGGAGGTCGCCGACGCGCCCGATGCGGCGCCGCTCGCGGTGGCCGGCGCGCAGGTGCGCTTCGAGCACGTGAACTTCGCGTACGAGCCGGCGCGGTCGATCCTGCACGACGTGACGTTCACGATCGACGCCGGCACGACGACCGCGGTGGTCGGCCACAGCGGCTCGGGCAAGTCGACGCTGTCGCGCCTGCTGTTTCGCTTTTACGATCTCGACCGGCAGGCGGGCGGCGCGATCCGCATCGACGGGCAGGACATCCGCGACGTCACGCAGGATTCGCTGCGCGCATCGATCGGCATCGTGCCGCAGGACACCGTGCTGTTCAACGATTCGATCTACTACAACATCGCGTACGGCCGGCCGACCGCGACCCGCGACGAGGTGATCGCGGCCGCGCGCGCCGCGCACATCCACGATTTCGTCGAAAGCCTGCCGAAGGGCTATGACACGCCGGTCGGCGAGCGCGGGCTCAAGCTGTCGGGCGGCGAGAAGCAGCGCGTCGCGATCGCGCGCACGCTGCTGAAGAATCCGCCGATCCTGCTGTTCGACGAGGCGACGTCGGCGCTCGACTCGCGTTCGGAGCGCGCGATCCAGCACGAGCTCGAGCAGATCGCGCGGCATCGCACGACGCTCGTGATCGCGCACCGGCTGTCGACGGTCGTGCACGCGCAGCAGATCCTCGTGATGGATCACGGGCGGATCGTCGAGCGCGGCACGCACGACGAACTGGTGCGCGCGGACGGGCTGTATGCGCAGATGTGGGCGCTGCAGCAGCAGCGCGCGGCGGCGGGCGGGGAGGAGGCGGAGGAGGTTTAG
- a CDS encoding acyl-CoA thioesterase → MTDSPLALPQNQPALRVVPQPSDANVHGDVFGGWIMSQVDIAGSIPASQRANGRVATVAVNSFVFKQPVFVGDLLSFYATVTRTGNTSVTVDVVVYAQRMRLAGEIVKVTEATLTYVATGADRKPRPLPPLE, encoded by the coding sequence ATGACCGACTCCCCGCTCGCCCTCCCGCAAAACCAGCCCGCCCTGCGCGTCGTCCCGCAGCCGTCCGACGCCAACGTCCACGGCGACGTGTTCGGCGGCTGGATCATGTCGCAGGTCGACATCGCCGGCTCGATCCCCGCGAGCCAGCGCGCGAACGGCCGGGTCGCGACCGTCGCGGTCAATTCGTTCGTGTTCAAGCAGCCGGTGTTCGTCGGCGACCTGCTGAGCTTTTATGCGACCGTCACGCGCACCGGCAACACGTCGGTGACGGTCGACGTCGTGGTCTATGCGCAGCGCATGCGCCTCGCGGGTGAAATCGTGAAGGTGACCGAAGCAACGCTCACCTACGTCGCGACCGGCGCGGACCGCAAGCCGCGCCCGCTGCCGCCGCTCGAATGA
- a CDS encoding nitrate reductase associated protein, translating into MGLSDAPLLFNFERDSSENFTYIPMIVRFNLDRFGLRISLEQWQLLPLEDRKLLARFPADDDTAIEPNFDHALFEMLRTHADLEPSWFQPDEQPAWRGTERVPDALVQQSALAGLPAPDVAQWQRLAPFQRYVLVKLSRKPKLNHDFLPAMREFGLTAAH; encoded by the coding sequence ATGGGACTTAGCGACGCACCGTTGCTTTTCAACTTCGAACGCGATTCATCGGAAAATTTCACGTACATCCCGATGATCGTGCGCTTCAATCTCGACCGCTTCGGCTTGCGGATCTCGCTCGAGCAGTGGCAATTGCTGCCGCTCGAGGACCGCAAGCTGCTCGCCCGCTTTCCGGCGGACGACGACACCGCGATCGAGCCCAATTTCGACCACGCGCTGTTCGAGATGCTGCGCACGCACGCCGATCTCGAGCCGAGCTGGTTCCAGCCGGACGAGCAGCCGGCCTGGCGCGGCACCGAGCGGGTGCCGGACGCGCTGGTGCAGCAGAGCGCGCTGGCGGGGCTGCCGGCGCCGGACGTCGCGCAATGGCAGCGGCTCGCGCCGTTCCAGCGCTACGTGCTGGTGAAGCTGTCCCGCAAGCCGAAGCTGAACCACGATTTTCTGCCGGCGATGCGGGAATTCGGGCTGACGGCCGCGCACTGA
- the fdhD gene encoding formate dehydrogenase accessory sulfurtransferase FdhD, whose translation MNPTESAEPRGAIELSVRRTRGGAAETALDHVGQEWPVALVFNGISHAVMMCTPRDLEAFAVGFAISEGIVARGSDIKDIDVILHADAPLPHAEVHLEVVQQAFAALKDKRRALAGRTGCGVCGIESIDLLDLAPERVPDTGFLARLAPDALARAAGELPAHQALTRLTGGLHAAAWCDATGAIRMAFEDVGRHNALDKLIGSLVLARADATDGFVFLSSRASYELVRKAARVGIPMVATISAPSSLAIAIAQQAGLRLVSFCRETGYVDYGTA comes from the coding sequence GTGAATCCGACCGAATCCGCCGAACCGCGCGGCGCGATCGAACTGTCCGTGCGCCGCACGCGCGGCGGCGCCGCCGAAACGGCGCTCGACCATGTCGGCCAGGAATGGCCGGTCGCGCTCGTCTTCAACGGCATTTCGCACGCGGTGATGATGTGCACGCCGCGCGACCTCGAGGCGTTCGCGGTCGGCTTCGCGATTTCGGAAGGGATCGTCGCGCGCGGCAGCGACATCAAGGACATCGACGTGATCCTGCACGCCGACGCGCCGCTGCCGCACGCCGAAGTCCACCTGGAAGTCGTGCAGCAGGCGTTCGCCGCGCTGAAAGACAAGCGCCGCGCGCTCGCCGGGCGCACCGGCTGCGGCGTCTGCGGGATCGAGAGCATCGACCTGCTCGACCTGGCGCCGGAGCGCGTGCCCGATACCGGCTTCCTCGCGCGCCTCGCGCCCGACGCGCTCGCGCGCGCCGCCGGCGAGCTGCCGGCCCATCAGGCGCTGACGCGCCTGACGGGCGGCCTGCACGCGGCCGCGTGGTGCGACGCAACAGGCGCGATCCGGATGGCGTTCGAGGACGTCGGCCGCCACAACGCGCTCGACAAGCTGATCGGTTCGCTGGTGCTCGCCCGCGCCGACGCGACCGACGGCTTCGTGTTCCTGTCGAGCCGCGCGAGCTACGAGCTGGTGCGCAAGGCGGCGCGCGTCGGCATCCCGATGGTCGCGACGATCTCCGCGCCGTCGTCGCTCGCGATCGCGATTGCGCAGCAGGCCGGCCTGCGGCTCGTCAGCTTCTGCCGCGAAACCGGCTACGTCGATTACGGCACCGCGTGA
- a CDS encoding fatty acid desaturase encodes MVNNDSQTPVRADAPMPHRKVIRSWLVPFAAREIVRPILLLVLDYLLLFATFAGALLIPSIIGKIVCGMAAGFVTGRLFIIGHDACHQSLTPDRRLNRWLGRIAFLPSLTPYSLWEVGHNVVHHGYTNLKGFDFVWAPHTPAEYAALSPTRRLLDRIYRSGWAPGLYYFVEIWWLRMYFPTRTYIGASRPVFRRDCLLVTGFAAVWIGAVVWAALATQQSVALLLATGVLVPFLFWCSMIGFVVYVHHTDPRIAWHANRAEWSNAAPFVSTTLHLTFPFGIGGLLHHIMEHTAHHVDMSVPLYRLKPAQAKLEDMLPGRIVVQRFSWRWYFDTARRCKLYDTDRKLWTDYLGNLTSEPASGPLPPAATDEPPAAVPEPAGAASAAQPHAVP; translated from the coding sequence ATGGTCAATAACGATTCCCAGACACCCGTTCGCGCCGACGCGCCGATGCCGCATCGCAAGGTCATCCGCTCGTGGCTCGTGCCGTTCGCCGCGCGCGAGATCGTGCGGCCGATCCTCCTGCTCGTGCTCGACTACCTGCTGTTGTTCGCGACGTTCGCGGGCGCGCTGCTGATCCCGTCGATCATCGGCAAGATCGTCTGCGGGATGGCGGCCGGCTTCGTCACGGGGCGGCTCTTCATCATCGGGCATGACGCGTGCCACCAGAGCCTGACGCCCGATCGCCGGCTGAACCGCTGGCTCGGCCGCATCGCGTTCCTGCCGTCGCTGACGCCGTACAGCCTGTGGGAAGTCGGGCACAACGTGGTGCACCACGGCTACACGAACCTGAAGGGCTTCGATTTCGTGTGGGCGCCGCATACGCCGGCGGAATACGCGGCGCTGTCGCCGACGCGCCGGCTGCTCGACCGCATTTACCGAAGCGGCTGGGCGCCGGGGCTCTACTATTTCGTCGAGATCTGGTGGCTGCGGATGTATTTCCCGACCAGGACCTATATCGGCGCGTCGCGGCCGGTGTTCCGGCGCGACTGCCTGCTGGTGACCGGCTTCGCGGCCGTGTGGATCGGCGCCGTCGTCTGGGCGGCGCTGGCGACGCAGCAATCCGTCGCGCTGCTGCTCGCGACCGGCGTGCTCGTGCCGTTCCTGTTCTGGTGCTCGATGATCGGGTTCGTCGTCTACGTTCACCATACCGACCCGCGCATCGCGTGGCACGCGAACCGGGCCGAATGGTCGAACGCCGCGCCGTTCGTGTCGACCACGCTGCACCTGACGTTCCCGTTCGGCATCGGCGGCCTGCTGCACCACATCATGGAGCACACGGCCCACCACGTCGACATGAGCGTGCCGCTGTACCGGCTCAAGCCGGCGCAGGCGAAGCTGGAGGACATGCTGCCCGGGCGCATCGTCGTGCAGCGCTTCAGCTGGCGCTGGTACTTCGACACGGCCCGCCGCTGCAAGCTGTACGACACCGACCGCAAGCTCTGGACCGACTATCTCGGCAACCTGACGAGCGAGCCGGCGAGCGGGCCGCTGCCGCCGGCCGCCACGGACGAACCGCCGGCCGCCGTGCCGGAGCCGGCAGGCGCGGCGTCCGCCGCGCAGCCTCACGCGGTGCCGTAA
- the cyoD gene encoding cytochrome o ubiquinol oxidase subunit IV: MAHSELIHHDEAHGTAGGYIVGFVLSVLLTAASFGLVMGGVLAPKAAIIALAVLAFAQILVHLVCFLHMNTSSSQRWNVMAFSYTVLTALILIVGTLWVMHNVSMNMMSR, translated from the coding sequence ATGGCCCATTCGGAACTCATTCACCACGATGAAGCGCACGGCACGGCCGGCGGCTACATCGTCGGTTTTGTCCTGTCGGTGCTGCTGACCGCCGCGTCGTTCGGCCTCGTGATGGGCGGCGTGCTGGCGCCGAAGGCGGCGATCATCGCGCTCGCGGTGCTCGCGTTCGCGCAGATCCTCGTGCATCTCGTGTGCTTCCTGCACATGAACACGTCGTCGAGCCAGCGCTGGAACGTGATGGCGTTCAGCTACACGGTGCTCACCGCGCTGATCCTGATCGTCGGGACGCTGTGGGTGATGCACAACGTCAGCATGAACATGATGTCGCGGTAA
- the cyoC gene encoding cytochrome o ubiquinol oxidase subunit III, which translates to MSYQSLTGAARHPAAHHHPPSHSVFGFWLYLMTDCVIFASLFATFAVLGNQFAGGPTAKDLFDIPGVALETAALLLSSITYGFAMLGAQRRRRGAVFVWLAVTFVLGVAFLAMELREFSHLIAEGAGPGRSAFLSAFFALVGTHGLHVAVGLLWMVVLAVQIARGPGMTERDFRRLTCLSLFWHFLDIVWICVFSFVYLASVI; encoded by the coding sequence ATGTCGTATCAATCTCTCACGGGCGCCGCCCGTCATCCGGCGGCGCACCACCATCCGCCGTCGCACTCGGTGTTCGGCTTCTGGCTGTACCTGATGACCGACTGCGTGATCTTCGCGTCGCTGTTCGCGACCTTCGCGGTGCTCGGCAACCAGTTTGCAGGCGGCCCGACCGCGAAGGACCTGTTCGACATTCCGGGCGTCGCGCTCGAGACCGCCGCGCTGCTGCTCTCCAGCATCACGTACGGCTTCGCGATGCTCGGCGCGCAGCGCCGCCGGCGCGGTGCGGTGTTCGTCTGGCTTGCGGTGACGTTCGTGCTGGGCGTCGCGTTTCTCGCGATGGAGCTGCGCGAGTTCTCGCACCTGATCGCGGAAGGCGCGGGGCCCGGACGCAGCGCGTTCCTGTCGGCGTTCTTCGCGCTGGTCGGCACGCACGGGCTGCACGTGGCCGTCGGCCTGTTGTGGATGGTCGTGCTCGCCGTGCAGATCGCGCGCGGCCCCGGCATGACGGAACGCGACTTCCGGCGCCTGACCTGCCTGAGCCTCTTCTGGCACTTCCTCGACATCGTCTGGATCTGCGTGTTCTCCTTCGTCTATCTCGCGAGCGTGATCTAA
- the cyoB gene encoding cytochrome o ubiquinol oxidase subunit I has translation MFGKLTLSAIPFDQPIIMGASAFMGLVVLGIVAALTVTGRWKWLWSEWLTSVDHKKIGVMYLVVAVLMLLRGFADAVMMRLQLALSYNGPGYLPPHHYDQIFTAHGVIMIFFMAMALLVAFFNLIVPLQIGARDVAFPFLNSLSFWMTAVAAILMNISLVIGEFAQVGWLAYPPLSELQFSPGVGVDYYLWALQISGVGTLITSINFFVTIIKMRAPGMTLMKMPVFTWTALCSNVLIMATFPILTVALALLGLDRYLDMHFFTNDAGGNAMLYLNLIWAWGHPEVYILVLPAFGIYSEVISTFAKKPLFGYKTMVYASCAIMVLAFLVWLHHFFTMGSGADVNAFFGIMTMVIAIPTGVKIFNWLFTMYRGRVEFTVPVLWTIGFMVTFTLGGMTGVMLAIPGADFVLHNSLFLIAHFHNTIIGGVVFGYFAGVHFWFPKVFGFKLDEKQGKRAFWCWLTGFYVAFVPLYVLGFMGMTRRLNHYDNPAWHPWLVAAAFGVALIALGVVFQVASVWVGWRNRTQPQYRDVTGDPWNGRTLEWATSSPPAVYNFAVIPDVHELDELAYRKAKGLGIGLGKNVAYQDIHMPSNTSAGLFVGVFSLLLGFALVWHIWWLAIASLVGIVATVVLYSAQDNEGYYIPADTVRKIEEQRAGVRMRAPTPEAELEAN, from the coding sequence ATGTTCGGCAAACTGACACTTTCGGCGATCCCGTTCGATCAGCCCATCATCATGGGGGCGAGCGCCTTCATGGGGCTCGTCGTGCTGGGCATCGTCGCTGCACTGACGGTCACCGGCCGGTGGAAATGGCTATGGAGCGAATGGCTGACGTCGGTCGATCACAAGAAGATCGGCGTGATGTACCTGGTCGTCGCCGTGCTGATGCTGCTGCGCGGCTTCGCGGACGCGGTCATGATGCGCCTGCAGCTCGCGCTCTCGTACAACGGCCCCGGCTACCTGCCGCCGCATCACTATGACCAGATCTTCACCGCGCACGGCGTGATCATGATCTTCTTCATGGCGATGGCGCTGCTGGTCGCGTTCTTCAACCTGATCGTGCCGCTGCAGATCGGCGCGCGCGACGTCGCGTTCCCGTTCCTGAACTCGCTGAGCTTCTGGATGACGGCGGTCGCCGCGATCCTGATGAACATCTCGCTCGTGATCGGCGAATTCGCGCAGGTGGGCTGGCTCGCGTATCCGCCGCTCTCCGAGCTGCAGTTCAGCCCGGGCGTCGGCGTCGACTACTACCTGTGGGCGCTGCAGATCTCCGGCGTCGGCACGCTGATCACGTCGATCAACTTCTTCGTGACGATCATCAAGATGCGCGCGCCGGGCATGACGCTGATGAAGATGCCGGTGTTCACGTGGACCGCGCTGTGCTCGAACGTGCTGATCATGGCGACGTTCCCGATCCTGACGGTCGCGCTCGCGCTGCTCGGCCTCGATCGTTACCTCGACATGCACTTCTTCACGAACGATGCCGGCGGCAACGCGATGCTGTACCTGAACCTGATCTGGGCGTGGGGCCATCCGGAGGTGTACATCCTCGTGCTGCCCGCGTTCGGCATCTATTCGGAAGTCATCTCGACGTTCGCAAAGAAGCCGCTGTTCGGCTACAAGACGATGGTGTACGCATCGTGCGCGATCATGGTGCTGGCGTTCCTCGTGTGGCTGCATCACTTCTTCACGATGGGCTCGGGCGCCGACGTCAACGCGTTCTTCGGGATCATGACGATGGTCATCGCGATTCCGACCGGCGTGAAGATCTTCAACTGGCTGTTCACGATGTACCGCGGGCGTGTCGAGTTCACGGTGCCGGTACTGTGGACGATCGGCTTCATGGTGACGTTCACGCTCGGCGGCATGACGGGCGTGATGCTGGCGATTCCCGGCGCGGACTTCGTGCTGCACAACAGCCTGTTCCTGATCGCGCACTTCCATAACACGATCATCGGCGGCGTCGTGTTCGGCTATTTCGCGGGCGTCCATTTCTGGTTCCCGAAGGTGTTCGGCTTCAAGCTCGACGAGAAGCAAGGCAAGCGCGCGTTCTGGTGCTGGCTCACCGGCTTCTACGTCGCGTTCGTGCCGCTCTACGTGCTCGGCTTCATGGGCATGACGCGGCGCCTGAACCACTACGACAACCCGGCGTGGCATCCGTGGCTGGTCGCCGCCGCATTCGGCGTGGCACTGATCGCGCTCGGCGTGGTGTTCCAGGTCGCATCGGTGTGGGTCGGCTGGCGCAACCGCACGCAGCCGCAGTATCGCGACGTGACGGGTGACCCGTGGAACGGCCGCACGCTCGAATGGGCGACGTCGTCGCCGCCGGCCGTCTACAACTTCGCGGTGATTCCGGACGTGCACGAACTCGACGAGCTCGCGTATCGCAAGGCGAAGGGCCTCGGCATCGGGCTCGGCAAGAACGTCGCGTACCAGGACATCCACATGCCGTCCAACACGAGCGCCGGCCTGTTCGTCGGTGTCTTCAGCCTGCTGCTCGGCTTCGCGCTCGTCTGGCACATCTGGTGGCTCGCGATCGCGTCGCTCGTCGGCATCGTCGCGACGGTGGTGCTGTACAGCGCGCAGGACAACGAAGGCTATTACATTCCGGCGGATACCGTCCGCAAGATCGAGGAACAACGCGCAGGCGTGCGGATGCGCGCGCCGACGCCGGAAGCCGAACTGGAGGCGAACTGA
- the cyoA gene encoding ubiquinol oxidase subunit II, translated as MIRRITGGARAAPVIAILAGLAGCNDLHVLDPKGAVGVAEKSLIATATWTMLIVVVPVILLTLFFAWRYRASNRNATYAPNWSHSTAIEVVIWSVPTMIILYLGILTWRTTHELDPYKPLESAVKPIDVEVVALDWKWLFIYPELGIASVNQLAIPVGTPVNFRITSDSVMNSFFIPQLGSQVYAMAGMQTRLHLIADEAGDYAGVSANYSGRGFSDMKFRTLAEPREQFDAWVQKVKASSDRLDMTAYSTVAQPSEKAPVRYFSTVDPKLFHNIIAKYNDGHVLDLKDAACTTKG; from the coding sequence ATGATCAGACGAATCACCGGCGGTGCGCGGGCGGCCCCCGTCATCGCGATACTGGCGGGACTGGCCGGATGCAACGACCTTCACGTGCTCGATCCCAAGGGCGCGGTGGGCGTCGCGGAGAAATCGCTGATCGCGACGGCCACGTGGACGATGCTGATCGTCGTCGTGCCGGTGATCCTGCTGACGCTGTTCTTCGCGTGGCGCTACCGCGCGTCGAACCGCAACGCGACGTATGCGCCGAACTGGTCGCACTCGACCGCGATCGAGGTCGTGATCTGGTCGGTGCCGACGATGATCATCCTGTACCTCGGCATCCTCACGTGGCGGACCACGCACGAGCTCGATCCGTACAAGCCGCTCGAATCGGCGGTCAAGCCGATCGACGTCGAAGTCGTCGCGCTCGACTGGAAGTGGCTGTTCATCTATCCGGAGCTCGGCATCGCGTCGGTCAACCAGCTCGCGATTCCCGTGGGCACGCCGGTGAACTTCCGCATCACGTCGGATTCGGTGATGAACTCGTTCTTCATCCCGCAGCTCGGCAGCCAGGTCTATGCGATGGCTGGCATGCAGACGCGCCTGCACCTGATCGCCGACGAAGCGGGCGATTACGCGGGCGTGTCCGCCAACTACAGCGGCCGCGGCTTCTCCGACATGAAGTTCCGCACGCTCGCCGAGCCGCGCGAGCAGTTCGACGCGTGGGTGCAGAAGGTGAAGGCGTCGTCCGACCGGCTCGACATGACCGCTTACAGCACGGTCGCGCAGCCGAGCGAGAAGGCGCCGGTGCGCTACTTCTCGACGGTCGATCCGAAGCTGTTCCACAACATCATCGCGAAATACAACGACGGTCACGTCCTCGACCTGAAGGACGCTGCCTGTACGACGAAGGGGTAA